Proteins encoded within one genomic window of Candidatus Latescibacterota bacterium:
- a CDS encoding efflux RND transporter periplasmic adaptor subunit, with product MTDERNDHNMDRPGLLTRFRQDRPKLFQLVVTLLIIFVGITIFKVMMATKKEVARRDFRIPEPVVSVLKAEPSARKVVISGEGTVTPLRSIDLVPQVGGKVLYVSSALVDGGSFAKDDVLLRIDPVDYELAVKSAQARVKDLESKLQIMDEEAEIAVEEWRLSRDEENAGSPPPLVAKIPQLAAAEAALEAGRADLEKAGLNLERTSMKAPFDGIVSRKNIDLGQFVPVGAPLGSIFSTEAAEISVPLATEELSWLSIPGFTSDDEEGSPAMVYAEIAGQTLSWKATVMRAEGILDERTRMINVVVRIDQPYSARPPLAMGLFAKVEISGHEIENSVLLPRSAVHDNNSVWILEGEDRLRFRKVVLTRYEGDMALIESGIEFGDKVILTPIKVVTDSMQVRLRGRKGSAKR from the coding sequence ATGACTGATGAAAGGAATGATCATAACATGGACAGACCCGGATTATTGACCCGGTTCAGACAGGATAGACCGAAGCTTTTCCAGCTGGTCGTCACACTTCTCATAATCTTTGTCGGCATAACCATTTTTAAAGTGATGATGGCCACAAAGAAGGAAGTAGCCCGGCGTGACTTCAGAATTCCCGAGCCCGTGGTCTCTGTCCTGAAGGCCGAACCATCCGCCAGAAAGGTCGTCATCTCCGGTGAAGGTACGGTCACCCCGCTGAGATCTATCGACCTGGTTCCCCAGGTCGGCGGAAAAGTGCTATACGTCTCCTCTGCCCTTGTGGACGGAGGATCATTCGCCAAAGACGATGTCCTTCTAAGGATCGATCCAGTGGACTACGAACTGGCGGTAAAGTCAGCGCAAGCCAGGGTCAAGGACCTGGAGAGTAAACTCCAGATAATGGATGAGGAGGCCGAAATAGCAGTTGAGGAATGGCGTCTGAGCAGAGACGAAGAAAATGCCGGTTCTCCCCCCCCTCTCGTTGCAAAGATACCTCAGCTTGCCGCTGCCGAAGCAGCGCTTGAAGCCGGCCGGGCGGATCTGGAAAAGGCCGGGCTCAACCTCGAGAGAACATCTATGAAAGCGCCTTTCGACGGTATTGTCAGCAGAAAGAACATAGACCTGGGACAGTTCGTGCCTGTCGGCGCGCCACTCGGTTCAATATTTTCCACAGAAGCCGCCGAGATATCTGTGCCTCTTGCCACAGAAGAGTTGTCCTGGCTCTCCATTCCCGGTTTCACGAGCGATGACGAAGAGGGTAGTCCCGCGATGGTCTACGCCGAGATCGCCGGACAGACTCTCAGCTGGAAGGCCACGGTGATGAGGGCAGAAGGAATACTGGATGAACGTACCAGGATGATCAATGTGGTCGTTCGGATCGATCAACCATATTCCGCCAGGCCACCTCTTGCCATGGGTCTTTTCGCGAAAGTGGAGATATCCGGTCATGAGATTGAAAACTCTGTCCTGCTTCCAAGAAGCGCGGTGCATGATAATAATTCGGTATGGATCCTTGAGGGCGAAGATCGCCTGCGTTTCAGAAAAGTCGTTCTGACACGCTACGAGGGTGACATGGCCCTTATTGAGTCGGGCATAGAATTCGGCGATAAAGTCATCCTTACTCCGATTAAGGTCGTAACCGATAGTATGCAGGTCAGGCTTCGCGGCAGGAAAGGATCGGCAAAACGATGA
- a CDS encoding efflux transporter outer membrane subunit gives MNGLKITMHRLGKIELSGFRISIAIALVAFSVLLASCSVPFLKAGPDHERPETVEVPISYENLATDTTMSYDGTAWWHTFGDPGLDRLVEETIAGNLDIRRATAVVREFSSYVTQSRADRLPSINLSGSYQRQYMPATSIPGMTSERESESYNASAAAAFEIDLWGRLSRAEEAARATLLASRENRRTIMHSMISETVSLYIQLSTSEKRIMLSEENISAAGKSLRIVRSRYERGIASILELKQAERTLAQAESTLPQLHQNLGTARQRLSVLVGRYPSSKTHSPATDDYRLDLSPVPPGLPSDLLEKRPDILAAEARLHSAAARVGVAKSNLFPRISLTGSYGYTSEELSDLFTPDNILWNLVAGVTQPLFNSGKLIAAKNVAWAQYEQSAIDYAKTVLQAFAEVESTLLTRDRQIEKREKILIFVNKAREVERIASARYERGISGYLSVLDAMQARYQAEENLLLVDLSILTNRVTLHRALAGRWPGIDDVNND, from the coding sequence ATGAACGGATTGAAAATAACAATGCATAGACTCGGAAAGATCGAACTGAGTGGATTCAGGATATCGATCGCGATAGCACTTGTGGCCTTTTCCGTATTACTCGCCTCCTGTTCGGTCCCATTCTTAAAAGCCGGGCCCGATCACGAGAGGCCGGAAACCGTCGAAGTCCCGATATCGTATGAGAATCTCGCGACAGACACCACCATGTCATACGATGGCACTGCCTGGTGGCACACATTCGGTGATCCAGGACTGGACAGGCTTGTGGAAGAGACGATCGCTGGCAATCTGGATATCCGCAGGGCAACGGCTGTAGTTCGCGAATTCAGTTCGTATGTCACTCAGTCCCGAGCCGACCGTCTCCCCTCGATAAATCTGAGCGGCAGTTATCAACGTCAGTACATGCCGGCTACATCGATTCCAGGTATGACTTCTGAAAGAGAGAGCGAGAGCTACAACGCCTCTGCCGCGGCTGCCTTCGAGATCGATCTCTGGGGAAGACTTTCCAGGGCCGAGGAAGCGGCCAGGGCTACTCTTCTTGCCTCAAGGGAAAACCGCCGGACAATAATGCATTCCATGATCAGCGAGACAGTCTCGCTGTATATTCAGCTCTCGACTTCTGAAAAACGTATAATGCTCTCAGAAGAAAATATCAGTGCGGCCGGAAAAAGCCTCCGAATCGTCAGGTCTCGATATGAAAGAGGTATCGCTTCGATCCTGGAACTCAAACAGGCCGAGAGGACTCTGGCACAGGCCGAATCGACCCTGCCGCAACTCCACCAGAATCTGGGCACAGCCAGACAGAGACTTTCCGTCCTGGTCGGCAGGTACCCATCATCTAAAACTCATTCCCCGGCTACGGATGATTACAGACTGGACCTCTCCCCCGTTCCACCGGGCCTGCCTTCAGATCTCCTGGAAAAAAGACCGGATATCCTTGCGGCTGAAGCGAGGCTTCACTCAGCGGCGGCCCGAGTCGGTGTGGCGAAATCGAATCTCTTTCCGCGGATCTCACTGACTGGCAGTTATGGTTACACAAGCGAGGAGCTCTCGGACCTGTTCACTCCCGATAATATACTCTGGAATCTCGTCGCCGGAGTGACCCAGCCGTTGTTTAATTCAGGAAAACTGATCGCCGCGAAAAACGTGGCATGGGCTCAATACGAACAGTCGGCAATCGACTACGCAAAGACCGTGCTTCAGGCATTCGCCGAAGTGGAAAGCACGCTTCTCACACGCGACAGACAGATAGAGAAAAGAGAAAAGATCTTGATATTTGTTAATAAAGCCAGAGAAGTCGAGAGAATAGCCTCCGCCCGTTACGAAAGAGGTATTTCAGGATACCTTTCTGTTCTCGACGCGATGCAGGCACGGTACCAGGCAGAGGAAAACCTTCTCCTGGTCGACCTCTCGATCCTTACGAACAGAGTGACCCTTCACCGTGCCCTCGCTGGCAGGTGGCCCGGTATTGACGATGTGAACAATGACTGA
- a CDS encoding efflux RND transporter permease subunit, which yields MKGMIKWFAENHVAANLLMVFLLLAGFLTAQSVKIETFPEFSLDMISISMEYPGASPEEVEEAIVRRIEENIAGLAGIDRITSAARESFGTVTIEVIDGWDIETLVNDVKAEVDRIRTFPNEAEKPVIRQVIRKSQVINLALFGDAPEWTIKNLAEKIKDDLTTMPGITLVELFGVKRGEIHIDISESTLRRYGLTLDQVAAAVTRESLDLPAGSIKSKDGTLMIRTKGRRYYASEYSDITIIRNPDGSKVTLGQLADLSDGFEDTELTLSTRGKPAVFIEIYRVADQSALGVATSVKEYIASIRDDLPEGIEISFFNDASKILKDRLSLLIRNMALGLILVIVILGLFLNPKLAFWVTLGIPISFATGLWLLPFFGVSINLISLFAFILILGIVVDDAIVIGENIYRKRENGLSGIQGAVDGAVQVSRPVIFAVLTTVAAFYPLLMIPGVRGKFMKNIPIVVILVLVGSLVEALFILPGHLARSKFSGTDHEKDNRILAFTDKALKRFIKGPYDNFLKLCLKWRYVVVAIGIFTLITTASLFTSGRMKFSLFPKIEADNLVCSIVMPSSTPVEKTEEVLDYIENCAIEALKEVDESRPEHKSVMKEYYSLIGVHMGGMGPGGASTSGGHLAQVHIQLLEGEERDYQASKLAQAWRKKVGIIPEAESVTFIGQLRAMDSPVEVHLSSDNHEALLEAVEAMKKELGEFPGITDINDDFMPGKDELQLRLKPEARSLGLTLSDLARQVRSAFYGSEALRLQRGIDEVKVLVRYPDKERKTLDSIDRMRIRIPGQVEVPFNQVAEVELKQGYATINRTDRRRVIAVTADIDEAQANASVVNGELEASILPEIRHQYPEVRFMIEGAGRRDKEFMDSVLKSFIIALFIIYALLAIPFKSFAQPAIVMVAIPFGIVGAIFGHIIMGFDISMMSLFGIVGLSGVVVNDSLVLIEATNRLRGNGKTHFEAITSAGKLRFRAIILTSITTFGGLIPMLLERSLQAKFLIPMAAGLGYGVLFGTVITLLLIPCLYLILEDLHILWKRVRLKLS from the coding sequence ATGAAAGGAATGATCAAATGGTTCGCAGAGAACCATGTTGCTGCCAACCTGCTCATGGTCTTCCTTCTACTTGCCGGGTTTCTAACAGCACAATCGGTAAAAATTGAGACATTCCCCGAATTCTCCCTGGACATGATCTCGATCTCGATGGAGTATCCAGGCGCCTCCCCCGAAGAAGTCGAGGAGGCAATCGTCAGGAGGATCGAAGAGAATATAGCGGGCCTTGCCGGAATCGACAGGATCACATCCGCGGCGAGAGAAAGTTTCGGAACGGTCACGATCGAAGTCATCGATGGCTGGGATATAGAGACTCTTGTCAACGATGTCAAGGCAGAGGTCGACAGAATACGTACCTTCCCGAATGAAGCTGAAAAACCGGTCATACGCCAGGTCATACGCAAGAGCCAGGTCATCAACCTGGCCCTGTTCGGTGACGCACCAGAGTGGACGATCAAAAACCTCGCGGAAAAGATCAAGGACGACCTTACGACGATGCCCGGTATCACTCTCGTGGAACTTTTCGGAGTGAAACGCGGAGAGATCCATATCGATATCTCCGAATCGACCCTTCGCAGGTATGGACTGACTCTCGATCAGGTAGCAGCTGCGGTGACAAGGGAAAGCCTGGATCTTCCAGCCGGATCGATAAAGTCAAAAGACGGAACGTTGATGATCAGGACAAAGGGCCGCCGTTACTACGCGTCAGAATACTCCGATATCACGATTATCAGGAATCCGGACGGAAGCAAGGTCACACTTGGACAGCTTGCCGACCTCTCCGATGGATTCGAAGACACCGAGTTGACCCTTTCCACAAGGGGAAAACCGGCCGTCTTCATCGAAATCTACAGAGTCGCTGACCAGAGCGCCCTCGGTGTAGCGACTTCTGTCAAAGAATACATCGCCAGTATCCGCGACGATCTGCCCGAAGGCATAGAGATCAGTTTCTTCAATGACGCGTCGAAGATATTGAAAGACAGGTTGAGCCTGCTCATCAGAAACATGGCCCTCGGACTCATTCTGGTCATAGTCATCCTTGGCCTCTTTCTCAATCCAAAGCTTGCTTTCTGGGTGACCCTGGGTATTCCCATATCCTTTGCCACTGGCCTCTGGCTTCTCCCATTTTTCGGAGTATCGATCAACCTTATCTCCCTCTTTGCCTTCATCCTTATCCTGGGAATCGTAGTTGACGACGCCATCGTCATAGGCGAAAACATCTATCGCAAGAGAGAAAATGGCCTCAGTGGCATCCAGGGTGCTGTAGACGGAGCCGTACAGGTATCCAGGCCCGTGATCTTCGCCGTACTCACTACGGTTGCAGCCTTCTACCCTCTGTTGATGATCCCTGGCGTTCGCGGCAAATTCATGAAAAATATTCCTATCGTGGTGATCCTTGTCCTTGTGGGATCCCTGGTAGAAGCTCTCTTTATCCTGCCGGGCCACCTTGCCAGAAGCAAGTTCTCAGGCACCGACCACGAAAAGGACAACAGAATTTTAGCTTTTACCGACAAGGCTCTAAAACGTTTTATTAAAGGCCCTTATGATAACTTTTTAAAGCTCTGCCTTAAGTGGAGATATGTTGTGGTCGCTATTGGTATCTTTACTCTTATCACCACAGCCAGCCTCTTCACCAGCGGCAGGATGAAGTTCTCCCTCTTCCCCAAGATCGAAGCCGACAATCTGGTATGCTCTATCGTGATGCCTTCCAGTACCCCGGTCGAAAAGACGGAGGAAGTCCTCGATTACATCGAAAACTGTGCGATAGAGGCATTGAAAGAAGTTGACGAGAGCCGCCCTGAACATAAATCGGTCATGAAGGAATACTATTCTCTGATAGGTGTACATATGGGTGGAATGGGCCCCGGAGGGGCGAGCACCAGCGGAGGCCACCTGGCTCAGGTCCATATCCAGCTCCTCGAAGGCGAGGAGAGAGATTACCAGGCATCGAAACTGGCACAGGCATGGAGAAAGAAAGTCGGCATTATCCCTGAGGCAGAATCTGTGACTTTTATCGGGCAATTGCGTGCTATGGACTCTCCAGTCGAGGTTCACCTTTCCTCTGACAACCACGAGGCTCTTCTCGAAGCTGTCGAAGCAATGAAGAAAGAACTTGGGGAATTCCCCGGCATTACTGATATAAACGACGATTTCATGCCGGGAAAAGACGAACTCCAGCTGAGACTCAAGCCCGAAGCCAGAAGTCTCGGCCTCACATTGAGTGACCTTGCTAGGCAGGTGAGATCGGCATTCTACGGCAGCGAGGCTCTCAGGCTCCAGCGAGGAATCGACGAGGTCAAGGTCCTCGTCCGCTATCCTGACAAGGAGAGAAAGACTCTCGACTCGATAGACCGGATGCGGATCAGGATCCCCGGCCAGGTGGAAGTCCCCTTCAACCAGGTAGCTGAAGTCGAGCTCAAGCAGGGATACGCCACGATCAACCGGACCGACAGGCGCCGTGTGATCGCTGTTACAGCCGACATAGACGAAGCTCAGGCCAATGCAAGCGTAGTGAATGGAGAACTCGAAGCCAGTATACTCCCGGAGATCCGGCATCAGTATCCTGAAGTAAGATTCATGATCGAAGGAGCGGGCCGCAGAGACAAAGAATTCATGGACTCGGTGCTCAAATCCTTCATTATAGCTCTTTTCATCATATATGCTCTCCTGGCCATTCCATTCAAGTCATTCGCCCAGCCGGCGATCGTCATGGTTGCCATACCCTTCGGGATCGTCGGAGCGATTTTCGGCCATATCATCATGGGATTCGATATCAGTATGATGAGTCTGTTCGGCATAGTCGGCCTCTCGGGAGTAGTAGTCAACGACTCACTCGTCCTCATTGAGGCGACTAACAGGCTCCGCGGGAACGGAAAGACACATTTTGAGGCTATAACTTCTGCCGGAAAGCTGAGGTTCCGGGCGATTATCCTTACTTCGATCACTACGTTCGGAGGACTGATCCCCATGCTTCTGGAGCGCAGTCTGCAGGCGAAGTTCCTGATTCCCATGGCTGCGGGCCTCGGATACGGAGTATTGTTTGGAACGGTGATTACACTCCTTTTGATCCCCTGTCTCTATCTGATACTCGAGGACCTGCACATACTCTGGAAGAGAGTAAGATTAAAACTATCTTGA
- a CDS encoding BlaI/MecI/CopY family transcriptional regulator produces the protein MSDKPKISELTKREREIMEVIYDLGSASAVQVVENLPGKPVNATIRTMLGVLEEKGFLSHERDKGRYIYSPTIPLKQARSNALDHVVDTFFKGAEASAVISILKKSEANLSESDADMMLDLIKRSRKEGR, from the coding sequence ATGAGCGACAAACCAAAGATCAGTGAATTGACAAAACGCGAGCGAGAGATCATGGAAGTTATCTACGACCTTGGGAGTGCTTCGGCTGTCCAGGTAGTCGAGAACCTTCCTGGAAAGCCGGTCAACGCGACCATCAGAACCATGCTTGGTGTACTTGAAGAGAAAGGTTTTCTCAGCCATGAAAGGGATAAGGGGCGCTATATCTATTCCCCGACCATTCCTCTTAAACAGGCGAGAAGCAATGCGCTCGACCATGTTGTCGATACATTCTTCAAGGGAGCCGAGGCGAGCGCGGTGATCTCGATCCTCAAGAAATCCGAGGCGAACCTGTCAGAGAGTGACGCCGATATGATGCTCGATCTTATCAAGAGGTCGAGGAAGGAAGGTCGATAG
- a CDS encoding RNA polymerase sigma factor encodes MKDSSKLEDMEVIGRILEGDKDAFGILLDRYRDHVFGIVMKRVSPGEAEEVAHEVFIRAYKSLPRFRGESPFSHWLAKVAVRTCHDHWRKRYRNREIPMNSLSEEHVQWIENTATAESSWNHESDESERLAGDVLGIALSRLHPDDRAVVELVHLDEYSIKETAEILGWSQGKVKIRAFRARKKLRKIIEDNDVKGVR; translated from the coding sequence GTGAAAGACTCGTCGAAACTGGAAGACATGGAGGTAATAGGCAGGATCCTCGAAGGCGACAAAGACGCCTTCGGGATCCTGCTGGACCGATACAGAGATCACGTTTTCGGGATCGTCATGAAACGGGTCTCTCCCGGGGAAGCTGAAGAAGTGGCGCACGAGGTCTTTATCAGGGCGTACAAGTCTCTCCCCCGGTTTAGAGGAGAAAGCCCCTTCTCGCACTGGCTGGCAAAAGTGGCAGTAAGGACATGTCATGATCACTGGAGAAAAAGATACAGGAACAGGGAAATACCGATGAACTCGCTTAGTGAAGAACATGTACAATGGATCGAGAATACTGCGACTGCCGAATCGTCCTGGAATCATGAATCGGACGAATCCGAAAGGCTGGCAGGCGATGTCCTCGGAATTGCCCTTTCGAGGCTTCATCCAGACGACCGGGCTGTAGTGGAGCTCGTGCATCTGGATGAATACTCCATAAAGGAAACCGCTGAGATCCTTGGCTGGAGCCAGGGCAAAGTCAAAATAAGGGCTTTCCGTGCCCGCAAGAAACTCAGAAAGATCATTGAGGACAATGATGTGAAAGGGGTGAGATGA